The sequence below is a genomic window from Acetivibrio clariflavus DSM 19732.
TATGTTTCTCCAATACTGATAAAAATCATAAGGAGTAGTCTTGTTCGGGTCAAGCCAAAGGGCTCCTTTTTCAGTTTTACCCATTTTTTTACCTTCGCTATTGGTAAGAAGCGTGAAAGTCATTCCATAGGCTTCCTTGCCCTCAACCCTTCTTATAAGATCAATTCCTCCTAAGATGTTTGACCATTGGTCATCTCCTCCAAGCTGGAGTATACATCCGTAATCCTGGAAAAGTTTCAGGAAGTCATAACTCTGCATCAGCATGTAGTTAAATTCAATAAAGGACAGTCCTCTCTCCAGCCTGGTTTTGAAACATTCTGCAGTTAACATTCTGTTTACTGAAAAATGTACTCCAATTTCCCTTAAAAACTTCACATAATTCAATTCCAGCAACCAGTCGGCATTATCAAGCATTAAGGCTTTTCCTTCACTAAAGTCTATAAATTTTGACAACTGCTCTTTAAACTTGTTTGCATTATGTTCAATTTCTTTTCGGGTCAACATTTTCCTCATTTCGGTCTTCCCTGTCGGGTCACCTACCATGACTGTTCCTCCGCCGATGATGGCAATTGGCCTATGTCCTGCTTTTTGCATATGTGACATAACCATCATCTGTAAAAAGTGCCCTACATGCAGACTGTCAGCCGTTGGGTCAAAACCGATATAGAAAGTAACTTTTTCATTCTCGAGCAGTTCTTTTACTTTCTCTTCATGGGTTATTTGAGCTATAAAACCTCTTTCTTTCAATGTTTCAAAAACACTTGACATAGAATACCTCCTAAATTATATTGATAAGTCAGTTTTTTCGTCAAAAACATAGATAGAAATTCATTTTTTTACGTTTTTTAAAATAGATTGCATATAGCAAATAAATTAGAAATAATTATAAATTTTCATCATACAAAAAAAGCTTTCACATCCTGCCTAAGGACGAGAAAGCTCCCGTGGTACCACCTTAATTCGTACACATAGCAATAAGTGTACCTCATTATACACCGCCAGGATAACGGTAGGCTTCCGGCTCTGCCTAGCAGTACAGTAAATACTGTCACCTTCAGCAGGCAACTCCAGAGGGTACTTCATTAATCCATGTACTGCAGCCCTTTCACCAACCGAACTGCTCTCTTAATGTAACCATGGATAACTACTGTCACTCTTTCATAATCTTTATCAGTATTTATATTATTTTAGCATAACAGTATGCAATTTACAATAATAATTTGAATTATTGAAATCCGCCTCTACTGTATTATGCCGCCTCCAACAACTATATCTCCGTCATAAAATACTACTGACTGCCCTGGAGTAATGGCTCTTTGCGGTGTATCAAACACAACCTTTACTTTACCATCTTCAATGGGTATAATCAATGCGTCAGCAGCTTTTGCAGAATACCTGATCTTTGCCTTTACTCTCATCGGTTCTTCCAAAGTATCTATTGAAATAAAATTTAAATCATATGCAATCAATTCATTTCCATATACTTCAGTGTCTTCGCCGAGAATTACTGTATTGTTTTCAGCATCCAATCCAACCACATACATGGGTTTTCCCAAGGCAATACCCAATCCTTTTCTTTGTCCTACTGTATAATGTATTATTCCCTTATGCTCACCCAATATATTACCTTTTGTATCTACAAAATAACCCGGAACTATTTTTTTATCGGTATTCTCTTCAATGAATTTTCCATAATCATTATCATCAACAAAACATATCTCCTGGCTGTCAGGCTTTGAAGCAACATATAGCCCAAGTTCGGCAGCTTTTTTTCTTACAATATCCTTACTGTATTCACCTATGGGCATAAGCACTCGTGCCAACTGTTCCTGGGTGAGATTATACAAAGCATAGGTTTGGTCCTTTGCATCGGTAACCGATTTCTTTAAAAGATATCTCTTTCTGTTCTCATCGTATTCAATGATAGCATAATGACCGGTTGCCACATAGTCTATTCCCATTGACACAGCCTTTTTAAGCAGAGCTTCAAATTTCACATACCTGTTGCAAGCTATGCATGGATTAGGTGTCCTACCTTTTAAGTACTCGTCTACAAAATAGTTTATTACTTTTTTCTCAAATACATCTTTAAAATTAAGTACGTAATAGGGTATACCTAAAGTATTGGCCACAAGTCTTGCGTCGTCCACAGCCGAAAGTGAACAGCATCCGCCTTCTTTGATCTTTGTTTCTTCGGACACATCTGGCCATATCTGCATTGTCACACCTATTACATCATATCCTTTCTCTAAAAGTAAAGCGGCTGCTACAGAACTATCAACGCCGCCGCTCATACCAATCATAACACTTTTTTTTCTCATCAGTATTTTAAACCTTCCCCTTATTTTTTATCAATAAATCGATTAGTCATCGTCTTCCTCATCTAAATGGTGATGCAAATCGTCACAGCGTCTTCCGCATACTTCCGATTCACATTCCTTACTAAGTCTTCCGGTCTTTTTCAAATAGTCTTCAATAGCTGCCTTGATACCCTCTTCAGCCAAATTTGAACAATGCATCTTTACAGGAGGAAGTCCGTCTAAAGCCTCGGCAACAGCTTTATTAGTAATTTTAAGAGCCTCATCAATGGTCTTGCCTATAACCAATTCGGTAGCCATACTGCTTGTGGCAACGGCAGCACCACATCCAAAAGTTTTGAATTTGGCGTCTTTGATAATATCATTTTCTATTTTGAGATATATTTTCATAATATCTCCGCACTTTGCATTACCTACTTCGCCTACCCCGTCGGCATTCTCTATTTCACCGACATTTCTGGGGTTCATAAAATGATCCATAACTTTTTCACTATACATATCAATTCCCTCTTTTCACTTTTTCATATAATGGAGACATTTCCCTCAACCTCTGAACTATCGCAGGAAGTACTTCCATCAGATAATCCACATCCTCGTGGGTATTTTCTTCTCCGAAAGTTATTCTTAGTGAACCATGGGCTGTTTCATGGTCAAGTCCAATAGCCAACAGAACATGGGACGGATCTAATGAACCTGAAGTACATGCGGAACCGCTGGATGCTGCGATACCTTTCATATCAAGCATCAATAAAAGCGACTCACCCTCAATAAACTGGAACGAAAAATTAACATTTCCCGGTAACCTTTTATACCTGTCACCGTTTAATTTTACAAAAGGTACTTTTTTAGTAATTTCTTCAATAGTCCTGTCCCTTAATTCAATCAATTTCTTATTATACTGCTCAATATTATTTGTTGCAAGCTCAATCGCTTTACCAAGGCCCACTATTCCGGCTACATTTTCTGTACTGGCCCTTCTTCCTCTTTCCTGTGCTCCGCCATGAAGGAAATTTGTAATTTTTACGCCTTTTCTTATATACAATGCCCCTACACCTTTAGGTCCATAGAATTTATGAGCTGATAGCGATAATAAGTCTACATTCAATTCATTAACATTTATCGGTATGTTGCCGACAGCCTGTACTGCATCGGTGTGAAAATAAATATTATGCTCTTTTGCAATTTTCCCGATCTCAGCTATTGGCTGAATGGTACCGATCTCATTATTGGCAAACATTATTGTTATCAAGGTGGTAGAGGGCTTAATTGCTTTTCTTACCTGTTCCGGTGATACCAATCCGTTTTCATCCACCGGAAGATAGGTAACTTCAAAGCCGTCGCTTTCAAGGTATTGGCAAGTGTGAAGCACAGCATGATGTTCTATGGCAGTAGTAATTATGTGATTCCCTTTTGCTTTATTGGCATAAGCCACTCCTTTGATTGCCCAGTTATCTGCTTCAGAACCGGAACCTGTAAAGAATATCTCCCTTGGCATAGCACCCAAAGCTTTTGCAACTCTTTCCCTTGCCTCTTCTATTGCTTTCTTGCTTTCTCTTCCGATACTGTATATCGATGAGGCATTACCGAATTTATTTGTAAAATAAGGCAACATTTCTTCAAGAACCTCAGGTTTTACAGGTGTTGTTGCTGCATGATCCAAATATATTATCCTGTTATCCATAATTAGTGCTCCTTACATAGTTTTTTATATAAAAATCCATATATTAGCTTTTCTTTTTATTTATTCCCTAAAGATCTATCTTTAAAACAATAATTCACAGTAAATTTGTAGGGATTATATATAATATATATAAGCATCATCCGGATTTGCTTTTTTATATTCTTCAACAAGGTCGGCCAGAGTAATGGAATCAACCGCCTCATTCACTTTATCCCTAATCTTTTCCCAAACTATTTTGGTAACACATTTATCGGACTTTGAGCATCTATTAGGTTCATCTTCAATCACACAGTCAACCGGTGCCAAAGAACCTTCTAAAGCCCTTAATATAGACCCAATTGTAATATTTTCAGGACTATGGGCAAGCATATAACCGCCTTGCGCACCCCTCACACTGTTAACATGTCCTGCTTTTTTAAGAGTTGCAAAAAGCTGTTCCAAATAGTTTTCCGAAATCTCCTGTCTTTCCGCAATGCTCTTTAAAGCCACAGGACCTTCGCCGTCATGGAGTGCAAGGTCAAGCATGGACTTTACACCATAACGTCCCTTTGTAGATAGTCTCATTTTCAGTCCTCCAATTCCAAGTAATTTACTTGGTATTCTTATCTAAGATTAGCACTGTGTTAATAGTTTGTCAATAGAAAATTAATAAAAAACACCAAAAAAATCGGATTTTTTATTTTATAATACAAGTGCCTGATTTATTATACATATTAAATCCATTGAACGCACAATACCTGTTGAAAATTTATCGTGCGTTCAATCCGAAATAAGTATTTACTTCAATATTCTTTTCACAAACTGCATGTGTTCTCACAGAATTCAGTCAGTATTATTTTAAAAAAGAGGACTATAATATCTTGTATTAAGCATATCTGCTATCTCATCAATAGTTTTTCCGAGAGAATTGACTATAAACACACCGTAATTGCCTCTTTTTCCCATAGTCATTTCAGGCATATTATTTCTTGAAATGTACGAAATTTGGAAACTGTTTCCTTCATATACAATTGCATCAATGGGATAATTATAAGTCTCTAAATCTACCACTTCAAACCCTTTTTCTCTAAGTCCGGATTTTATATCGTCCAGTCCCTGTTGAACTGCTACTACAATAAAAACCACCTCCTACTATAAGTATTAGCAGAAGGTGGAATCAATATTCAACACAAATTCTTAAGTCCTCAATATATCAGTATGCTGCATTTTACTCTTTTTATGATTAAGTAAAAATTTTTAAAACCATTAATAACTTTTCTGATTTCTGGTCATCAAAAAATATGCACATATAACAATATATACAAAAAAACTGGCTTGCAAAAATTTTTTAAAGATTAGTATATTCAACAGTAACAGTACAAAACCAATTAACAAACACCAGGCAATTATCCTTCTTTTCATGCGTCTCTCCTTTCAGAATATCGCTATAAGATTTATTTTATTGTTCCAGATCTTTTTCCTTCTGATAAAAAAAAGTTTGGATAGGCCTAAAATTATATTTATTATAAAATATTATCTGTTCCGTGCTTCCGACAAAAAGTATGCCTCCTACTTTTAGCGCATTGTTAAACTTCTTGTATATTTCGACTTTTGCTTCCTCAGTAAAATATATCAAAACATTTCTGCACACAATAAGATCACAATTTTTGGGATATGGGTCTGCCAGCAGGTTATGCTGTTTAAATTCAACACACCTTTTTATCTCATCCTTTATCTTATACAAATTCCCATCAAAATTAAAATACTTCTTCATATATTCAGCAGGAACATTTGCCACACTTTTTTCGGAATACTCACCTTTTTTAGCTTTTTCAAGTATATCCTTATCAATATCCGTTGCAAGTATTTTTATCTTTTCCAACGGTAAAAATTCACTCAGCAGCATAACCAAAGTATAAGGTTCATCTCCGCTTGAACACGCTGCACTCCATATCTTAAGATCTTTATTGTAATTAAGTAACATAGGAAGTATATTAGTCTTCAGTTTAATCCACTGTTCAGGATTTCTAAAAAATTCAGAGACATTAATAGTCATAAAGTTAATAAACTCATCATACAGCTTTTTATTAACCTTTAATTCCTCAACGTATTGTGCATAACCGTTGAAGTTATTTTTACTTATAAGAGAGTCCAACCTTCTTTTCATCTGCTTTTCTTTGTATGAACTAAGGTCAATGCCCGAAATTTTATATATTTCCTTTTTAAAGCCTTCATAATCCATTGGCATGGGAGCATTCTCCATTCTTAATTTCTTTTTAACTATATTTTTAAATTTGTTATCACAACTTTGAATCTAAATGTATGGAATTAACATTTACAGCCATGAAATTAGGATGAAAAAAACCTTTTTATCTCTAACTCCGCACTCTCTACCGAATCGGAAGCATGTATTAAATTTTCAAACCTATGAAATCCATAATCACCGCGGATGGTTCCCGGTGGGGATTCTAAGCAATTGGTTTTACCAACCAAATTCCTAACTGCAGTTACAGCATTTTCGCCGCTTATTATCATAACTACAACCGGTCCCGATGTAATATAGTTTATCATATCCTCGAAGAAAGAATACCCCTTCACATGGGCATAATGCTCTAGTGCCAATTCCCTATCGATATTGATAATTTTCATTTGATCAATGGTAAGATTCTTTTTCTCAAACCTGGAAATGATTTCACCGATGAGTTTTCTTCTAACGGCATCCGGTTTTAAGATAACTAATGTCCTCTCCATATTCTCTCCTTTAACGTCATTCAAAAAGCTAGATTTCATTTTGTGTTTGTTAAGAATTTATATTTTTGACAAGCTTTCATGCAAAAATGGCTTAAAAAACAGAAACTATAAATAAACTTAAGAAAATCATATGATTATTTTAGCATAATGCAATAAAAAAATAAAGATTAAAAAAGACCGGCTGAATTTAAAGACAAAAAAACGTACAGTATGTACGTTTTTTTGTTGATCTATTTTAAAACTATAAGTTTGCAACTTTAACAGGTTCTTCGAATATACCTCGTTTCACCTCGGTTGCAGTCATATGCTCAGCATTAAAATGCTCAGTTAAGTAGTTACAAGCATCCCACGGATTTATTGTTTGACCGCATGTAAATACATCTACTGCTGCATAACCCAGTTCGGGCCATGTATGAATTGCCAAATGTGATTCTGATATAACCACAACACCGCTTACTCCCTGCGGACTGAA
It includes:
- the speD gene encoding adenosylmethionine decarboxylase gives rise to the protein MHTLGRHILAEIYGCDPSILNNRSLIEKIMVEAALEAGAEVREVAFHKFSPQGVSGVVVISESHLAIHTWPELGYAAVDVFTCGQTINPWDACNYLTEHFNAEHMTATEVKRGIFEEPVKVANL
- the ndk gene encoding nucleoside-diphosphate kinase; translated protein: MERTLVILKPDAVRRKLIGEIISRFEKKNLTIDQMKIINIDRELALEHYAHVKGYSFFEDMINYITSGPVVVMIISGENAVTAVRNLVGKTNCLESPPGTIRGDYGFHRFENLIHASDSVESAELEIKRFFSS
- a CDS encoding CheR family methyltransferase is translated as MPMDYEGFKKEIYKISGIDLSSYKEKQMKRRLDSLISKNNFNGYAQYVEELKVNKKLYDEFINFMTINVSEFFRNPEQWIKLKTNILPMLLNYNKDLKIWSAACSSGDEPYTLVMLLSEFLPLEKIKILATDIDKDILEKAKKGEYSEKSVANVPAEYMKKYFNFDGNLYKIKDEIKRCVEFKQHNLLADPYPKNCDLIVCRNVLIYFTEEAKVEIYKKFNNALKVGGILFVGSTEQIIFYNKYNFRPIQTFFYQKEKDLEQ
- a CDS encoding YkuS family protein translates to MVFIVVAVQQGLDDIKSGLREKGFEVVDLETYNYPIDAIVYEGNSFQISYISRNNMPEMTMGKRGNYGVFIVNSLGKTIDEIADMLNTRYYSPLF
- the nifU gene encoding Fe-S cluster assembly scaffold protein NifU; the encoded protein is MYSEKVMDHFMNPRNVGEIENADGVGEVGNAKCGDIMKIYLKIENDIIKDAKFKTFGCGAAVATSSMATELVIGKTIDEALKITNKAVAEALDGLPPVKMHCSNLAEEGIKAAIEDYLKKTGRLSKECESEVCGRRCDDLHHHLDEEDDD
- the mnmA gene encoding tRNA 2-thiouridine(34) synthase MnmA; the protein is MRKKSVMIGMSGGVDSSVAAALLLEKGYDVIGVTMQIWPDVSEETKIKEGGCCSLSAVDDARLVANTLGIPYYVLNFKDVFEKKVINYFVDEYLKGRTPNPCIACNRYVKFEALLKKAVSMGIDYVATGHYAIIEYDENRKRYLLKKSVTDAKDQTYALYNLTQEQLARVLMPIGEYSKDIVRKKAAELGLYVASKPDSQEICFVDDNDYGKFIEENTDKKIVPGYFVDTKGNILGEHKGIIHYTVGQRKGLGIALGKPMYVVGLDAENNTVILGEDTEVYGNELIAYDLNFISIDTLEEPMRVKAKIRYSAKAADALIIPIEDGKVKVVFDTPQRAITPGQSVVFYDGDIVVGGGIIQ
- a CDS encoding RrF2 family transcriptional regulator codes for the protein MRLSTKGRYGVKSMLDLALHDGEGPVALKSIAERQEISENYLEQLFATLKKAGHVNSVRGAQGGYMLAHSPENITIGSILRALEGSLAPVDCVIEDEPNRCSKSDKCVTKIVWEKIRDKVNEAVDSITLADLVEEYKKANPDDAYIYYI
- the tyrS gene encoding tyrosine--tRNA ligase; amino-acid sequence: MSSVFETLKERGFIAQITHEEKVKELLENEKVTFYIGFDPTADSLHVGHFLQMMVMSHMQKAGHRPIAIIGGGTVMVGDPTGKTEMRKMLTRKEIEHNANKFKEQLSKFIDFSEGKALMLDNADWLLELNYVKFLREIGVHFSVNRMLTAECFKTRLERGLSFIEFNYMLMQSYDFLKLFQDYGCILQLGGDDQWSNILGGIDLIRRVEGKEAYGMTFTLLTNSEGKKMGKTEKGALWLDPNKTTPYDFYQYWRNINDNDVIKCLKLLTFLPLSQIEELAKLKDQEINEAKKILAFEVTKLIHGEEEAIKAQSAAEALFGKGVSSENMPTTEISFEEIGSGINVIDILLKAKLIPSKTEGRRLIEQGGISINDEKIAKIDHIVKEEDFKNDEIIIRKGKKVYHRVKIVR
- the nifS gene encoding cysteine desulfurase NifS; its protein translation is MDNRIIYLDHAATTPVKPEVLEEMLPYFTNKFGNASSIYSIGRESKKAIEEARERVAKALGAMPREIFFTGSGSEADNWAIKGVAYANKAKGNHIITTAIEHHAVLHTCQYLESDGFEVTYLPVDENGLVSPEQVRKAIKPSTTLITIMFANNEIGTIQPIAEIGKIAKEHNIYFHTDAVQAVGNIPINVNELNVDLLSLSAHKFYGPKGVGALYIRKGVKITNFLHGGAQERGRRASTENVAGIVGLGKAIELATNNIEQYNKKLIELRDRTIEEITKKVPFVKLNGDRYKRLPGNVNFSFQFIEGESLLLMLDMKGIAASSGSACTSGSLDPSHVLLAIGLDHETAHGSLRITFGEENTHEDVDYLMEVLPAIVQRLREMSPLYEKVKRGN